The proteins below come from a single Prochlorococcus marinus str. MIT 9215 genomic window:
- a CDS encoding DUF3611 family protein: MPDKIDFQSLSFGMRRIGWIRFWVQSILGVVVVAVLLFSNVVNNSEGQLSLAPGLSLTSISLILLLFSLWQGWLIVRTGRAIASNARPSRGQTGKLIKRGLIVDLFGILFGLIGYQALMGALFIQASSQTTGQLITATSDIPITGLEILSVLSNTQVIAAHFFGLCFSLWLLRRIYK, encoded by the coding sequence ATGCCTGACAAAATAGATTTTCAGTCCCTTTCATTTGGAATGCGGCGCATTGGATGGATACGCTTTTGGGTTCAGTCCATTTTAGGTGTTGTTGTCGTAGCTGTTTTGCTTTTTTCAAATGTTGTAAATAACAGCGAAGGACAGCTTAGCTTAGCGCCTGGTCTATCACTTACATCCATATCCCTGATTTTACTACTTTTTAGTCTTTGGCAAGGTTGGTTAATAGTTAGAACAGGAAGAGCAATCGCAAGCAACGCAAGACCCTCGAGAGGACAAACCGGTAAATTGATAAAACGAGGACTAATAGTTGATTTATTTGGAATTTTGTTTGGATTAATTGGATATCAAGCTCTTATGGGAGCCTTATTTATACAAGCATCCTCTCAAACAACTGGACAATTGATAACAGCGACATCTGATATTCCAATTACTGGTCTTGAAATATTATCAGTTCTCAGTAACACGCAAGTTATCGCTGCTCATTTTTTTGGACTTTGCTTTTCTTTATGGCTTTTAAGAAGGATTTACAAATGA
- the surE gene encoding 5'/3'-nucleotidase SurE, whose protein sequence is MKPLNILISNDDGVFAAGIRALAKSAQKRGHKVKVVCPDQERSATGHGLTLQSPLRVEKADELFGQGIEAWGCSGTPADCVKLALSELLDHKPDLVLSGINHGPNLGTDIFCSGTVAAAMEGTLENVPSMAISVASFKWKNFEFAGEIAMNIAEQAINDSWPASLLLNLNIPPCEKNKIKELSWTRLSVRKYKNQFSKREDPRGDDYYWLAGEVVLDLKSKGYGPKNWPSDVSQIQENKISLTPVEPDLFWRGNLDDLPKIDNSFVNPS, encoded by the coding sequence ATGAAACCATTAAATATATTAATTAGCAATGATGATGGTGTTTTCGCAGCGGGGATAAGAGCTTTAGCAAAATCAGCCCAAAAAAGAGGACATAAGGTAAAAGTGGTATGTCCTGACCAAGAAAGATCAGCTACTGGTCATGGTCTAACTTTACAATCCCCATTAAGAGTGGAAAAAGCTGACGAGTTATTTGGACAAGGAATTGAGGCTTGGGGATGTTCCGGCACGCCTGCTGATTGTGTCAAATTAGCACTATCTGAACTCTTGGATCACAAACCTGATCTGGTGCTATCCGGAATAAATCACGGACCCAATTTAGGAACAGATATTTTTTGTTCAGGCACAGTCGCTGCAGCTATGGAAGGCACTTTAGAAAATGTTCCTTCCATGGCAATAAGTGTTGCTAGTTTTAAATGGAAAAATTTTGAATTTGCAGGAGAAATTGCCATGAATATTGCCGAACAAGCAATTAACGATAGTTGGCCAGCTTCACTTTTATTAAATTTGAACATACCCCCCTGCGAAAAAAACAAGATAAAAGAATTATCCTGGACAAGATTATCGGTAAGAAAATACAAAAATCAATTTTCCAAAAGGGAAGACCCAAGGGGTGATGATTATTATTGGTTAGCAGGTGAAGTTGTTTTAGATCTTAAATCGAAAGGTTATGGTCCTAAGAATTGGCCTAGTGATGTATCTCAAATACAAGAAAATAAAATATCTCTTACACCTGTAGAACCAGATTTATTTTGGAGAGGTAATTTAGACGACTTACCTAAAATTGATAATTCATTTGTAAATCCTTCTTAA
- the ribD gene encoding bifunctional diaminohydroxyphosphoribosylaminopyrimidine deaminase/5-amino-6-(5-phosphoribosylamino)uracil reductase RibD codes for MTEKNVSHKKWMKRAIFLASLGKNTTSPNPRVGAVILDKNGKLISEGFHFKAGMPHAEAMAFNNLKKDARGGAIYVNLEPCCHHGRTPPCVDKVISSGIKRAYISIEDPDVRVAGKGIKKLEEAGIQVHLGLCKKESLDLNKAFIYRNTTKKAFGVFKWAMSIDGRIALKNGKSKWITNEESRALVHSFRAEFDAIIIGGNTLRRDNPLLTTRGLKNPEPLRVVFTKSLDLPTKSNLWDCNKAKTLVIYDSSTANENYLTRIPKSVEVEKVSSDNPELISKILAKRGCNNVLWECGPRLATAAIKTNCIQEIITFIAPKILGGENSMNPLGDFEFGEMHEIIKLSKSQLSLIGDDICVKSLFKN; via the coding sequence ATGACTGAGAAAAATGTAAGCCATAAAAAATGGATGAAAAGAGCAATTTTTTTGGCTTCTTTAGGCAAAAATACAACTAGTCCAAACCCAAGGGTGGGAGCTGTGATACTTGATAAGAATGGAAAGCTTATTTCAGAAGGGTTTCATTTCAAGGCAGGAATGCCTCATGCGGAGGCAATGGCTTTTAATAATTTAAAAAAAGATGCTAGAGGTGGGGCAATTTATGTAAATCTTGAACCTTGTTGCCACCACGGTAGAACTCCTCCATGTGTAGACAAGGTGATATCCTCTGGGATAAAAAGGGCTTATATATCTATTGAAGACCCTGATGTAAGAGTCGCTGGTAAAGGTATCAAGAAGCTAGAAGAAGCTGGAATACAAGTTCACTTAGGATTATGTAAAAAGGAATCCTTAGATTTAAATAAGGCTTTCATTTATAGGAATACTACTAAAAAGGCATTTGGTGTTTTTAAATGGGCAATGAGTATTGATGGAAGAATAGCTTTAAAAAATGGAAAAAGTAAATGGATTACTAATGAAGAATCAAGAGCACTAGTACATTCTTTTAGAGCAGAATTTGATGCAATAATCATTGGTGGAAACACATTAAGAAGAGATAATCCCCTCTTAACTACTAGAGGTTTAAAAAATCCTGAGCCTTTGCGGGTTGTGTTTACAAAAAGTTTAGACCTGCCAACAAAATCTAATCTTTGGGATTGTAATAAGGCAAAAACATTAGTTATTTATGATTCCTCAACAGCAAATGAAAACTACCTCACTAGGATTCCAAAGTCTGTTGAAGTTGAAAAGGTATCATCAGATAATCCAGAGTTAATTTCAAAAATACTTGCTAAAAGGGGATGTAATAATGTTTTGTGGGAATGTGGCCCCCGATTGGCTACTGCCGCTATTAAAACTAATTGTATTCAGGAAATTATAACTTTTATTGCTCCAAAAATTTTAGGCGGAGAAAATAGCATGAATCCCCTTGGGGATTTTGAGTTTGGAGAAATGCATGAAATTATAAAATTAAGCAAATCTCAGCTTAGTTTAATTGGTGATGATATATGCGTTAAGAGTTTATTCAAAAATTAA
- a CDS encoding NAD(+) kinase has translation MVRKAGLIVNDGKELAVQTATSVQKKLEKSNFEVVRVSSSGGMVGFANPDQHVRPLGYANCVPDGFDSSMEFAIVLGGDGTVLSAARQTAPAKIPILTINTGHLGFLAEAYLSNLNEAIDKIIAGNWDIEERTCFIISVMRNDQRRWESLCLNEMALHREPLTSMCHFEISIGRHAPVDISADGVILSTPTGSTAYSLSAGGPVITPDCPVVQLTPIAPHSLASRALVFNDSEPVTVFPATPERLVMVVDGNAGCYVWPEDRVLIRKSKHSVKFIRLEDHEFFQVLRNKLGWGLPHVAKPDK, from the coding sequence TTGGTACGTAAAGCAGGACTAATTGTTAATGATGGAAAGGAACTAGCTGTTCAAACTGCAACTTCTGTTCAAAAAAAATTGGAAAAATCTAATTTTGAAGTTGTAAGAGTTAGTAGCTCAGGAGGGATGGTTGGTTTCGCAAATCCTGATCAACATGTTCGTCCTTTGGGATATGCGAATTGTGTCCCTGATGGGTTTGATTCTTCAATGGAATTTGCAATTGTTCTTGGTGGAGATGGGACTGTACTTTCTGCTGCAAGGCAAACGGCACCTGCTAAAATTCCAATTCTTACAATAAATACTGGTCATTTAGGATTTCTTGCGGAAGCTTACTTATCTAACCTGAATGAGGCTATAGATAAAATAATTGCTGGAAATTGGGATATTGAAGAAAGAACTTGCTTTATCATTAGTGTAATGAGGAATGATCAGAGGAGATGGGAATCTCTTTGCCTTAATGAGATGGCTCTTCATAGAGAACCTCTAACAAGTATGTGTCACTTCGAAATTTCTATAGGTCGACATGCTCCTGTGGATATTTCAGCTGATGGAGTAATTTTATCTACTCCAACTGGTTCTACCGCTTATTCTCTAAGTGCTGGAGGACCAGTTATCACACCTGATTGTCCAGTCGTGCAATTAACTCCAATTGCTCCACATTCATTGGCATCTAGGGCATTGGTTTTTAATGATTCAGAGCCTGTAACTGTTTTTCCTGCAACTCCTGAAAGGTTAGTAATGGTTGTTGATGGCAATGCTGGTTGTTATGTTTGGCCTGAAGATAGGGTTTTAATAAGAAAAAGTAAACACTCAGTAAAATTTATTAGACTTGAAGATCACGAATTTTTCCAAGTTTTAAGAAATAAACTAGGTTGGGGTTTACCCCATGTGGCTAAACCTGATAAATAA
- a CDS encoding bifunctional riboflavin kinase/FAD synthetase: MISLISPSEVKSPTSIAIGSFDGLHAGHRQLIKSVVEENQYTPTIASFWPHPREVLYKEMRLRLDLPNEKLSILEDLGIEQLVLIPFDMKLSKLSAERFVRDILINQLQAKNISVGANFKFGFRRSGDINTIKNIIKDTDIKLKIIPILEDKEGRISSSRIRDLLEKSDLKNAFKILNRPYSFNGRVVKGKGIGKSIGWPTANLEIDGRKFLPGEGVYASWTTIENSNKKIESVMNLGSQPTINPLLPSAVEVHLINKDIDLYGLNLSVEPVEKLRSQIKFKNIDQLSNQIKKDRDNALKIFKNHKK, encoded by the coding sequence TTGATCTCTTTAATATCGCCATCTGAAGTTAAGAGTCCTACTTCAATAGCTATTGGAAGTTTTGATGGCCTTCATGCTGGCCACAGACAATTAATAAAAAGTGTAGTTGAAGAAAATCAATATACCCCAACTATTGCAAGCTTCTGGCCTCATCCCCGAGAAGTTCTTTACAAAGAGATGCGTCTTAGACTTGATCTCCCTAATGAAAAACTATCTATTCTTGAAGATCTAGGGATTGAACAATTAGTTCTGATTCCTTTTGATATGAAACTATCCAAATTAAGTGCAGAAAGATTCGTAAGAGATATTTTGATAAATCAATTACAAGCAAAGAACATTTCTGTAGGTGCTAATTTTAAATTTGGTTTCAGAAGAAGTGGAGACATAAATACAATCAAAAATATTATTAAAGATACGGATATTAAACTAAAAATTATTCCAATTTTAGAAGACAAGGAAGGTAGAATCAGCAGCAGCAGAATAAGAGATCTATTAGAGAAAAGTGATCTGAAAAATGCTTTCAAAATTCTTAATAGGCCTTATAGTTTTAATGGAAGAGTTGTTAAAGGTAAAGGAATTGGGAAAAGTATAGGATGGCCTACCGCAAATCTTGAAATAGATGGCAGAAAATTTTTACCTGGAGAAGGAGTTTACGCATCTTGGACAACCATAGAAAATTCAAACAAAAAAATTGAATCTGTTATGAATCTTGGCTCTCAACCAACAATAAATCCTTTATTACCTTCTGCAGTTGAAGTTCATTTAATAAATAAAGATATCGATCTATATGGTTTAAATCTATCTGTTGAACCAGTTGAAAAACTTAGATCTCAAATTAAGTTCAAAAATATAGATCAACTTTCTAATCAAATTAAAAAAGATAGAGATAATGCTCTGAAAATTTTTAAAAACCACAAAAAATAA
- the pheS gene encoding phenylalanine--tRNA ligase subunit alpha: MSQIESLSQIEEKLNNLSLTAKNNIDSSNTYEELDQLRVSLLGKKGDLSIILKTMGQLSATDRPIIGQKANLIKINLQELITERKNKLNSEALDKKIKKEKIDVTIPSIGTPPGNKHPLISTQDEIIDIFCGLGYSVESGPEIETDFYNFESLNIPKNHPARDMQDTFYLDENRLLRTHTSPVQIRYLEKNPPPVRIIAPGRVYRRDAVDATHSPVFNQVEVLCIDQDINFSHLRGTVLTFLKAFFGDIPVRFRASYFPFTEPSAEVDVQWKGKWLEVMGCGMVDPKVLEKLGIDSEKWTGFAAGLGVERFCMVRHQIDDIRKFYTNDIRFLEQF; encoded by the coding sequence GTGAGTCAAATTGAATCATTAAGTCAAATTGAGGAAAAACTAAATAATCTTTCTCTTACAGCAAAAAATAATATAGATAGTTCTAATACTTATGAAGAACTGGATCAATTGAGAGTTTCCTTGCTAGGGAAAAAAGGTGATTTATCAATTATTTTGAAAACAATGGGTCAATTATCTGCTACTGATAGACCAATTATTGGTCAGAAGGCAAATTTAATAAAGATAAATTTGCAAGAACTAATAACTGAAAGAAAAAATAAACTAAACAGCGAAGCCTTAGATAAAAAGATTAAAAAAGAAAAAATTGACGTAACTATCCCTTCAATTGGAACACCCCCTGGGAATAAACATCCTTTGATTTCAACTCAAGACGAAATAATAGATATTTTTTGTGGTTTGGGATACTCAGTTGAAAGTGGTCCTGAAATAGAAACTGATTTTTATAATTTTGAGTCTCTCAACATACCCAAAAATCATCCCGCAAGAGATATGCAGGATACTTTTTACTTAGATGAAAATCGACTTTTAAGGACCCATACTTCGCCTGTTCAGATAAGGTATTTAGAGAAGAATCCTCCTCCAGTAAGAATTATTGCTCCCGGGAGAGTATATAGGAGAGATGCAGTAGATGCTACTCATTCCCCTGTATTTAATCAGGTTGAGGTTTTATGTATCGATCAAGATATTAATTTTAGTCATTTAAGAGGAACAGTTCTTACATTTTTAAAGGCCTTTTTTGGAGATATTCCTGTAAGATTTAGAGCTAGTTATTTCCCATTTACTGAACCCTCAGCAGAAGTAGACGTCCAGTGGAAAGGTAAATGGTTAGAAGTAATGGGTTGCGGAATGGTAGATCCTAAGGTCCTAGAAAAATTAGGAATAGATTCTGAGAAATGGACTGGTTTTGCAGCAGGATTAGGAGTTGAGAGATTTTGTATGGTGAGACATCAAATCGACGACATCAGAAAATTTTATACAAATGATATTAGATTCTTAGAACAGTTCTAA
- a CDS encoding bifunctional cobalt-precorrin-7 (C(5))-methyltransferase/cobalt-precorrin-6B (C(15))-methyltransferase: protein MTEKKRKIHVVGINSYKFEDLSFKLQNLFQETVSIAVPNSYFEEIKSWNENGLEKKKLFFSSNSNKELVNWLKSQITDAILISRGDPLWFGIGRILLENFSKDELSFYPSNTCIQLAFSKLKIPWQDTVNVSIHGRDSNRLVEALKTRPSSLAIITDSNNKSLEVIKKNLSELNLIDFYDFWLCEEIGFENEKIRKLNLKESLPSDISSLNVVVLEKTKKNYSNNDLPLFGISDHIFKTFDDRPNLLTKREVRIQILAALELPRNGVIWDIGAGCGSIGLEALRLRPNLDLLCIDKRIGSKELILENSKRLNVKPKFIFEEDINCTLNMNNLSSLEKPSRLIIGGCDKKTKLKIIRKLAQNMNIGDIIVIPIIDIQTIKELEEELEDKNFKTNLNLIQTYKRLSIAEGMRLEPNNPVFLLKGKK, encoded by the coding sequence ATGACTGAAAAAAAAAGAAAAATTCATGTAGTGGGAATTAATTCTTATAAATTTGAAGATCTATCTTTCAAATTACAAAATCTATTTCAAGAAACAGTTTCTATTGCCGTTCCAAATTCATATTTTGAAGAAATTAAATCATGGAACGAAAATGGTTTAGAAAAAAAGAAATTATTTTTTTCTAGCAACAGTAATAAGGAACTTGTTAATTGGCTTAAATCACAAATAACTGATGCTATTTTAATTTCGAGAGGAGATCCACTTTGGTTTGGCATTGGGAGAATACTACTAGAAAATTTTTCAAAAGATGAATTAAGTTTCTACCCTTCAAATACTTGCATTCAATTAGCATTTAGTAAGTTAAAGATCCCATGGCAAGATACTGTTAACGTGAGTATTCACGGCAGAGATTCGAATAGGTTAGTAGAGGCTCTTAAAACAAGGCCTTCAAGTTTAGCTATTATTACGGATTCAAATAACAAAAGTTTAGAAGTAATCAAAAAAAACTTATCAGAATTAAATCTTATTGACTTTTATGATTTTTGGCTCTGTGAAGAGATTGGCTTCGAGAATGAAAAAATAAGAAAATTAAATCTTAAAGAGTCATTACCATCTGATATATCAAGTTTGAACGTTGTTGTTCTTGAAAAAACAAAGAAAAATTACTCAAATAATGATCTCCCTCTTTTCGGAATCAGTGATCATATTTTTAAGACTTTTGATGATAGACCAAACTTATTAACTAAAAGGGAGGTTCGCATACAAATATTAGCTGCTTTAGAGCTCCCAAGAAATGGTGTCATCTGGGATATAGGAGCAGGTTGTGGGTCAATTGGTTTAGAGGCACTAAGGTTAAGGCCTAATTTGGATTTGTTATGTATTGATAAAAGGATTGGCTCAAAAGAATTAATATTAGAAAACTCGAAGAGGCTTAACGTCAAGCCAAAATTTATTTTTGAAGAAGACATAAATTGCACCTTGAATATGAATAATTTGAGTTCTCTTGAAAAACCTAGTAGATTAATAATTGGAGGATGTGATAAAAAAACTAAACTCAAGATTATTAGGAAACTAGCTCAAAATATGAATATTGGGGACATTATCGTTATCCCTATAATTGATATTCAAACTATTAAAGAATTGGAAGAGGAATTAGAAGATAAAAATTTCAAAACAAATTTAAATTTAATTCAGACCTATAAAAGGTTAAGTATTGCGGAGGGAATGAGACTAGAACCAAATAATCCTGTTTTTCTATTAAAAGGGAAAAAATAA
- a CDS encoding DUF3122 domain-containing protein — protein sequence MKKITKSNKNIFLKKILPLFLLLSFIFNPLKVSAEVAETEINGEFMNASSEFLRDLDFETWQLVAYKSPLFEDKLILRVIGYPGNLRIDHPTDLRVESGRKQWLLDDKTLLNVELANDGRQAAAEFDLDELIKNLDKNRPLRLSLSGVFSELPVPPFVVKEWRSIN from the coding sequence ATGAAGAAAATTACAAAATCAAATAAAAATATTTTTTTAAAAAAAATATTACCTTTATTTTTACTACTATCCTTTATTTTTAACCCATTAAAAGTATCCGCGGAAGTTGCAGAAACAGAAATAAATGGGGAATTTATGAATGCCAGCAGTGAGTTTTTAAGAGATTTGGACTTTGAAACTTGGCAATTAGTGGCTTATAAATCACCTCTTTTTGAAGATAAATTGATCTTGAGAGTAATAGGATATCCAGGAAATCTTAGGATTGATCATCCCACTGACTTGAGGGTTGAATCAGGGAGAAAACAGTGGCTTTTAGATGATAAAACATTACTTAATGTTGAATTAGCAAATGATGGAAGACAAGCTGCAGCAGAATTCGATCTTGATGAATTGATTAAAAATTTAGATAAAAATAGACCATTGAGATTATCTTTGTCGGGAGTTTTTTCTGAGTTACCTGTTCCTCCTTTTGTTGTTAAAGAGTGGAGATCAATAAACTGA